A part of Nitrospira sp. genomic DNA contains:
- a CDS encoding PAS domain S-box protein encodes MHPLLARQLKRLGLDEQHPPPSREAWSELLERIDRSYLEADQGHALLERSLALSSKEMQDLNAQLKQSSDTQLAQERNKLQAVLQALGKGLCVVDSAWKIQMVNQQAEQLFGRTAQDLAGRPVYRMIAPGPEEYQDECLITDATVPSLASGEPYNTDDGLLVTADGQLVPISLVVTPMVLDGHVVGAVLVFRDISEQKRIERDHQQTEDLLRRIQTALSELAKNPQIYGGNLQDAFHTITRLATECLHVERVSIWFFTQARSAIQCADLYQLAIQEHSQGTVLLATDYPKYFEELDFERIVTADDAQVDPKTSEFTATYLAPLGITSMLDVPIRSEGRMVGVICHEHIGPVRHWTLEEQHFATSVANTVALAIESSDRRKVEQALRTSEGRLTTTVQSTNIGIWDWDLNSNDVYLSPEWKRQLGHEDHELGNTFQEWESRIHPEDHERALGAIAAYLSRRESHLEIEHRLRHKDGSYRWILARGMLIKTQDQSTRIVGIHLDVTDRKVAEEELRQAKETAEAASRAKSQFLANMSHEIRTPMNGVLGMAELMLRCALGDKERHLTESIHRSGSVLLAIINDILDFSKIEAGKLQLESIPLEVCRTIQEAVDLAMPEAQKKHLKLSWHVASDIPAYLLGDPTRLRQIIVNLVGNAVKFTEQGGIEVAVSVESHREELYGLSVMVRDTGIGISPEAQAHLFAAFSQADGSTTRKYGGTGLGLAIVKQLVTLMGGHIKLQSAPGEGSTFTFSAYFKECDPVQRLQSPFVKESGIDAEPLAHHAEGSEQVRILLVEDNPVNREVACGMLETLNVQIDTAENGREAVAAVERAEYALIFMDCQMPEMDGFTATKLIREREASTTPPSHINVHRSVSHVPIVALTAHAMQGDRELCLAAGMDDYLTKPFTCSQLERVLARWVFNRRPVQVEVCGDVTSTPLQQNLENLQEVPALQMGEPRRDTIVEPTTIDQAALAAIRALQRPGQPDIVARIVTQYMDSSPEIIDRIRCAVLSKDAVELRAAAHRLKSSSAQLGATALASDCRELEMMGARGELERADEMLKNLERHYSAACVAFHDELRNGRAAA; translated from the coding sequence ATGCATCCCTTACTGGCACGACAATTAAAACGTTTAGGCCTCGATGAACAACATCCGCCGCCGTCACGTGAGGCATGGAGCGAGCTGCTCGAGCGGATTGACCGAAGCTATCTGGAGGCCGACCAGGGCCATGCACTCTTGGAACGGTCGTTGGCTCTCTCATCGAAGGAAATGCAGGACCTCAACGCGCAGCTCAAACAGAGCAGCGACACACAACTGGCCCAGGAACGGAACAAGCTTCAGGCGGTTTTACAGGCCTTAGGAAAAGGTCTCTGTGTTGTTGATTCTGCGTGGAAGATACAAATGGTCAACCAGCAAGCCGAGCAGTTGTTCGGCCGGACCGCTCAGGATCTCGCAGGGCGTCCTGTGTATCGGATGATTGCTCCAGGACCTGAGGAATACCAAGACGAGTGTCTGATTACCGATGCCACGGTACCATCGCTGGCATCTGGAGAGCCATACAACACAGACGATGGCTTGCTCGTGACGGCAGATGGGCAGCTTGTTCCCATCAGTCTGGTCGTCACACCCATGGTTCTAGACGGTCACGTCGTTGGGGCTGTCCTGGTCTTCAGAGATATCAGTGAACAAAAGCGAATTGAGCGAGACCATCAACAGACTGAAGACCTCCTCCGGCGAATCCAGACGGCATTATCTGAGCTGGCGAAAAATCCCCAGATCTATGGGGGAAATCTTCAAGATGCGTTTCACACGATCACACGTTTGGCTACAGAGTGTCTTCATGTTGAACGGGTCAGTATCTGGTTTTTCACGCAAGCTCGTTCCGCCATTCAGTGTGCGGATCTCTATCAATTGGCCATCCAAGAACATTCACAAGGAACTGTGTTGTTGGCGACCGACTATCCGAAATACTTCGAAGAACTGGATTTCGAACGAATCGTCACTGCCGATGATGCGCAGGTGGATCCAAAGACTAGCGAATTTACCGCGACGTATCTGGCTCCACTCGGGATTACCTCTATGTTGGATGTGCCCATTCGGTCGGAAGGCCGGATGGTTGGCGTGATCTGCCATGAACATATCGGTCCCGTGCGACATTGGACGCTCGAGGAACAGCATTTCGCGACGTCCGTCGCGAATACGGTTGCGCTCGCGATCGAGTCTTCCGACAGACGGAAAGTCGAGCAGGCCTTGCGCACCAGTGAAGGCCGTCTGACCACCACGGTGCAGAGTACGAACATCGGGATCTGGGACTGGGATCTCAATTCCAATGACGTCTATCTGTCGCCTGAGTGGAAGCGACAGTTGGGCCATGAGGATCACGAGCTCGGCAATACGTTTCAGGAATGGGAAAGTCGGATTCATCCAGAAGATCATGAGCGAGCCCTGGGTGCCATCGCGGCGTATTTGAGCAGGAGGGAGTCTCATCTCGAGATTGAGCACCGTCTTCGCCACAAAGATGGGTCCTATCGGTGGATTCTGGCCCGTGGCATGTTGATCAAGACTCAGGACCAGTCGACCCGCATCGTCGGCATCCATCTCGATGTGACTGATCGCAAAGTGGCAGAGGAGGAGCTCCGACAGGCCAAGGAAACTGCCGAAGCGGCCAGCCGGGCGAAGAGTCAATTCCTGGCAAACATGAGCCATGAAATTCGGACACCTATGAACGGCGTGCTCGGCATGGCAGAACTCATGCTCCGATGTGCCCTGGGCGACAAAGAGCGTCATTTGACGGAATCTATCCATCGATCTGGTTCAGTCCTGCTCGCCATCATCAACGATATTTTGGACTTCTCGAAAATCGAGGCTGGAAAGTTACAACTGGAATCCATACCGCTTGAGGTTTGTCGGACCATTCAGGAAGCAGTCGATCTGGCGATGCCTGAAGCGCAGAAAAAGCACCTGAAGCTCTCATGGCATGTTGCCAGTGATATTCCGGCCTATCTGCTCGGTGATCCGACACGGTTGAGACAAATCATCGTCAATCTGGTCGGCAACGCAGTTAAGTTTACAGAGCAGGGCGGCATTGAGGTAGCTGTGTCCGTAGAGAGTCATCGAGAGGAGCTGTATGGATTGTCGGTCATGGTACGAGACACAGGTATTGGCATCTCCCCTGAGGCTCAAGCTCATCTCTTTGCTGCATTTTCCCAAGCCGATGGCTCGACGACCAGGAAATATGGTGGGACCGGCTTGGGGCTAGCAATCGTCAAGCAACTTGTTACTCTCATGGGTGGTCATATCAAGCTCCAAAGTGCTCCGGGAGAGGGATCCACGTTCACGTTTAGCGCATATTTCAAAGAGTGCGACCCTGTTCAGAGGTTGCAGTCGCCTTTCGTTAAGGAAAGCGGTATCGATGCTGAACCATTGGCCCATCACGCGGAAGGATCTGAGCAGGTTCGTATTCTGCTGGTTGAAGACAACCCGGTGAATCGAGAAGTGGCCTGCGGCATGCTGGAAACGCTCAATGTTCAAATTGATACGGCTGAGAACGGGCGAGAAGCAGTCGCTGCGGTGGAAAGGGCAGAGTACGCGCTTATCTTTATGGATTGCCAAATGCCTGAGATGGATGGCTTCACCGCGACAAAACTCATCAGGGAACGTGAGGCGAGCACAACGCCGCCATCCCATATCAACGTTCACCGATCTGTTTCACATGTGCCAATCGTTGCGCTGACGGCACACGCGATGCAGGGAGATCGAGAGTTGTGCCTTGCCGCAGGCATGGATGATTACCTGACAAAGCCGTTTACGTGTTCTCAACTTGAGCGGGTGCTGGCTCGTTGGGTATTCAACAGAAGACCTGTTCAGGTCGAGGTGTGCGGTGATGTCACGAGCACACCACTGCAGCAGAACCTGGAAAATCTGCAGGAGGTTCCTGCTCTTCAGATGGGAGAGCCACGCCGGGACACAATCGTTGAACCAACGACGATCGATCAGGCCGCGTTAGCCGCCATCCGTGCGCTGCAACGACCAGGTCAACCCGATATCGTCGCCCGCATCGTGACTCAGTATATGGACTCGTCGCCGGAGATCATCGATCGGATACGCTGTGCCGTGCTGTCAAAGGATGCGGTTGAGTTGCGTGCCGCTGCGCATCGCCTGAAATCGAGTAGTGCACAGTTAGGAGCGACTGCATTGGCTTCCGACTGCCGCGAGCTGGAAATGATGGGTGCGAGGGGAGAATTGGAGCGAGCGGATGAGATGTTGAAGAATCTGGAGCGGCACTATAGTGCTGCCTGTGTTGCCTTTCACGATGAACTACGCAATGGGAGGGCGGCGGCATGA
- a CDS encoding response regulator transcription factor — translation MAKLSKCLIVDDHPIVRRGIRDLLLDEGTYSAIAEVGNAAEAVAAVCREPWDLLILDVALPDKHGLEVLKEVKLFQPKLPVLMLSLYPEREFAVRALKAGASGYLTKDQAPSELLVAVKEVMAGRRYMTGLLANQLASYLDSGQLAASHDLLSDREMEVLRLLGQGKTVSSIASGMALSVKTISTYRARLLAKLEFRTTAELVHYAIEHHLTI, via the coding sequence ATGGCAAAGTTAAGTAAGTGTTTGATCGTTGATGACCATCCGATTGTCCGCAGAGGCATTCGAGATCTCCTCCTTGATGAGGGCACCTATTCGGCCATTGCGGAAGTGGGGAACGCGGCGGAGGCGGTAGCAGCCGTCTGCCGTGAACCATGGGATCTCCTCATCCTCGATGTCGCCTTACCGGACAAGCATGGTTTGGAAGTCTTGAAAGAGGTCAAGCTGTTCCAGCCGAAGCTCCCGGTTCTCATGCTCAGCCTGTATCCAGAACGTGAGTTTGCCGTACGCGCCTTGAAGGCCGGTGCGTCTGGCTATCTCACCAAGGACCAAGCACCGTCCGAACTCCTGGTGGCCGTGAAAGAGGTCATGGCGGGCCGGCGGTACATGACCGGTTTGCTGGCAAACCAGTTGGCCTCCTATCTCGACAGTGGCCAGTTGGCTGCGTCGCATGACCTGCTCTCTGACCGGGAGATGGAGGTCTTGCGGTTGCTCGGACAGGGGAAGACCGTCTCGAGCATCGCCAGCGGGATGGCGCTCAGCGTCAAGACCATCAGTACCTACCGCGCCAGACTCCTCGCCAAACTCGAGTTCCGCACGACGGCTGAGCTCGTTCACTACGCGATTGAGCACCACCTGACGATCTAG
- a CDS encoding response regulator transcription factor, producing MRVLIIDDHPLLRRAVRQLIEHHYPSSIVREAANADEAMRIVRAQPVELMILDIALPDQSGLTLLKHIKQIRPETQCVILSIHEDPHYVGLALKQGASGYLTKESAPEELSQAMKVVLAGGRYITEALNGVMDENGRPIADMLPHLHLSPRELEVLSFLAKGRTVSQAATRLKLSVKTVSTYRTRLLEKLRLGTTADLIRYAIDHQLVQ from the coding sequence ATGCGTGTCCTCATTATCGATGACCATCCTCTTCTTCGGCGGGCCGTCCGGCAGCTGATCGAGCACCACTATCCTTCTTCGATCGTACGCGAGGCTGCGAATGCAGACGAGGCGATGCGCATCGTGCGCGCACAGCCGGTGGAGCTGATGATCCTGGACATTGCGCTTCCTGACCAGAGCGGACTGACCTTGCTCAAACACATCAAACAGATTCGTCCCGAGACCCAATGCGTGATTCTGTCAATCCACGAAGATCCTCATTATGTGGGACTCGCGTTGAAACAGGGAGCATCTGGTTACCTCACTAAAGAGTCGGCGCCTGAAGAACTATCTCAAGCGATGAAGGTGGTGCTTGCCGGTGGCCGGTACATCACTGAGGCGTTGAATGGCGTCATGGACGAGAACGGGAGACCCATCGCCGACATGCTGCCCCATCTTCACCTCTCGCCTCGGGAGTTGGAGGTGCTCTCGTTCTTGGCGAAGGGCCGTACCGTCTCCCAGGCCGCCACGCGGTTGAAACTCAGTGTCAAGACTGTGAGCACGTATCGAACTCGGCTGCTCGAAAAGCTGCGCCTTGGAACGACCGCTGATCTGATCCGCTACGCCATTGATCACCAGCTTGTGCAATAG
- a CDS encoding response regulator transcription factor produces MNGKPRGRPFSRSTIEPRKIAIRHPRASHPIRVLIAHGQELVRLGVRAMLDGEEDFVVVGKADSSASTMSNSRRGKADVALIDPHLLDGFWTEAYRQPCKVRHDTRITVVTTMPCISSAFNAVAERGAYWYELREMSRTELLHAIRVVAGRAPSVHSEMADQTVVLRESRLHVLSPQEQRMMPLVADGKTNQEIAVELALSPKTVKNYMTNMFKKLQVARRAQAAALYVRELQHRAQWSTFHG; encoded by the coding sequence ATGAATGGTAAACCACGTGGTCGTCCGTTTAGCCGATCGACAATTGAGCCGCGCAAGATCGCCATACGTCATCCTCGTGCATCGCATCCGATTCGAGTGCTGATTGCCCATGGCCAAGAGCTCGTCAGGCTTGGTGTGCGAGCCATGCTTGATGGGGAAGAGGATTTCGTGGTCGTGGGAAAGGCCGACAGCTCGGCCAGCACGATGTCGAACTCCCGCCGAGGTAAGGCGGACGTGGCGCTGATTGATCCTCACCTCCTTGACGGGTTCTGGACCGAAGCCTATCGCCAGCCGTGCAAAGTTCGCCATGACACACGAATCACCGTGGTGACGACGATGCCCTGCATCTCGTCGGCGTTCAATGCCGTGGCTGAACGAGGTGCGTACTGGTATGAGCTCAGAGAGATGAGCCGCACTGAACTGCTGCACGCGATCCGCGTTGTTGCCGGAAGAGCACCATCCGTCCATTCGGAAATGGCCGATCAGACAGTCGTCCTGCGAGAATCGAGGCTCCACGTGCTGTCTCCACAGGAGCAACGCATGATGCCGCTTGTGGCGGACGGGAAAACGAACCAGGAAATCGCTGTGGAACTCGCGTTATCTCCGAAGACGGTGAAGAATTATATGACGAATATGTTCAAAAAGTTGCAGGTTGCGCGGCGGGCGCAAGCCGCAGCCCTCTATGTGCGCGAACTTCAGCACCGTGCCCAGTGGTCTACGTTTCATGGGTGA
- a CDS encoding response regulator transcription factor, whose product MSKSKPIRLVIVDDHEVVRIGLCAVLNLTPGMKVVGQSGQMEEAKTLCDRLKPDLVLLDIRLPDGSGVDAAREILAKCPKIRVLFLTSFADDHTVLEAILSGAQGYILKDIAAEALVRAIRTIYAGQPVIDSRLTKHTTEWLKHIYTEPGQSKRPLLSPQEQRLLPLVAKGLTNKEIAKDLNLSEKTVKNYLANIYSKLNIGRRSQIAAFYAGSFKGSEVRLPTATRASNG is encoded by the coding sequence ATGAGTAAATCTAAACCAATTCGGCTGGTCATTGTGGACGATCATGAAGTCGTACGTATTGGGCTCTGTGCGGTCCTCAATTTGACGCCTGGCATGAAGGTCGTAGGCCAAAGTGGGCAGATGGAAGAGGCGAAGACACTCTGTGATCGCCTGAAACCAGACCTCGTCTTACTCGATATCCGACTGCCGGATGGCAGTGGGGTAGATGCCGCTCGTGAGATTCTTGCCAAATGCCCCAAGATACGCGTGTTGTTTTTGACGAGCTTCGCCGACGACCATACGGTCCTAGAGGCTATTCTGTCCGGTGCTCAAGGGTACATTCTCAAGGATATCGCAGCCGAGGCGTTGGTTCGTGCCATTCGGACCATCTACGCTGGCCAGCCCGTCATCGATTCCCGCTTGACCAAACATACCACGGAGTGGCTCAAGCACATCTACACAGAGCCTGGCCAATCCAAACGACCACTCCTTTCACCGCAAGAACAACGTCTCCTTCCCTTGGTGGCAAAAGGCCTCACCAACAAAGAAATCGCCAAAGACCTCAACTTGAGTGAAAAAACCGTCAAGAACTATCTCGCAAATATCTATTCAAAACTGAACATCGGGCGCCGATCCCAGATTGCTGCCTTTTATGCCGGAAGCTTTAAGGGCTCGGAGGTGCGTTTACCCACGGCGACTCGCGCCAGTAATGGCTAA
- a CDS encoding response regulator: MTEERCPTVLIVDDDPVARLLAREALEQSGWMVEEAEDGRLGLEAFMTRRPDLVLLDILMPEMDGFEACAALRKMPGGTHVPVLIMTGLEDYQSITQAYDVGATDFIVKPINGLLLAHRVRYMVRAGQAMRDLHDSQDKLMQARDAALEGTRLKSEFLATISHEIRTPMNGIIGMDELLLDTELSPEQRECAETIRTSAKALLDIVNDILDFSKLDTGRVTLNRVEFSLPALVDEHLARYEERSKEKGIVLRREIASTIPPTLWGDQTHIGRILQVLLSNAMKFTERGEVSVHVCPAPQILAGGPEKMGAGRIRFAVADTGIGINPTDANRLFQPFVQVDGSDHRQYGGTGLGLALAKQLVELMGGTIEFESKPGRGSRFWFDLPVARASDRMPEAARPRVALVYVKEVVSQAVIGRTLEKLGYHVQTLADVEDLVKIGPEVAPILFFVEVNLLDLEIARKHVQRLKERFSRLRVFGLVHESFSSEILAHLPFHIDGHLGKPLTVDAIKSAVETSGSSKLAA; encoded by the coding sequence ATGACGGAGGAACGTTGCCCCACGGTTCTCATTGTCGATGATGATCCCGTCGCCCGTCTGCTAGCGCGTGAAGCGCTTGAGCAATCCGGTTGGATGGTTGAAGAAGCTGAGGATGGACGCCTTGGGCTTGAGGCGTTCATGACGCGACGTCCAGATCTCGTCCTTCTCGATATCTTAATGCCGGAGATGGACGGATTTGAAGCCTGTGCCGCGCTACGGAAAATGCCGGGAGGTACCCACGTTCCCGTACTGATTATGACTGGACTTGAGGACTATCAGTCGATTACTCAAGCTTACGATGTAGGGGCGACTGACTTCATCGTGAAACCGATCAATGGGCTCTTGCTCGCACATCGGGTGCGCTATATGGTGCGAGCCGGGCAGGCGATGCGAGATTTGCACGACAGCCAGGATAAGTTGATGCAGGCTCGTGACGCTGCGCTTGAAGGCACTCGCCTGAAGTCAGAGTTTCTCGCGACCATCAGTCATGAGATTCGGACGCCGATGAACGGTATCATCGGGATGGATGAATTGTTGCTTGATACGGAGCTTTCTCCTGAGCAGCGAGAATGCGCTGAAACGATTAGAACATCCGCCAAGGCCTTACTTGATATCGTGAATGATATTCTCGACTTTTCTAAATTGGACACAGGCCGTGTCACGCTCAATCGGGTGGAATTCTCCCTGCCAGCATTAGTTGACGAACATCTGGCTCGGTATGAAGAACGCAGCAAGGAAAAGGGCATTGTGCTTCGCCGAGAGATTGCCTCGACGATTCCGCCGACATTGTGGGGGGATCAAACCCACATCGGGCGTATTCTTCAGGTGTTGCTCAGTAATGCGATGAAGTTTACGGAGCGGGGAGAAGTCAGTGTGCACGTCTGCCCGGCGCCGCAGATACTTGCAGGAGGGCCTGAAAAGATGGGTGCCGGCCGAATTCGGTTTGCTGTCGCCGATACAGGAATTGGCATCAATCCGACAGATGCCAATCGGTTGTTTCAGCCGTTCGTGCAGGTGGATGGGTCCGATCATCGTCAATATGGTGGTACAGGACTTGGCCTTGCACTTGCGAAACAGCTTGTGGAGTTGATGGGTGGAACAATTGAGTTCGAAAGTAAGCCTGGCCGGGGGAGCCGATTCTGGTTTGACCTCCCGGTTGCGCGCGCCAGTGACCGTATGCCGGAGGCAGCTAGGCCTCGCGTCGCGCTTGTCTATGTGAAAGAAGTTGTTAGTCAAGCCGTTATTGGACGAACATTGGAAAAGCTCGGATATCACGTCCAGACCCTAGCGGACGTGGAAGATCTGGTAAAGATAGGTCCAGAGGTTGCTCCCATATTGTTTTTTGTGGAGGTCAACTTGCTGGATTTAGAAATAGCACGTAAGCATGTGCAAAGGCTGAAGGAACGCTTCTCTCGGTTGCGAGTTTTCGGGCTGGTGCACGAGTCGTTCAGTAGCGAGATTCTAGCGCATCTTCCGTTCCACATCGATGGACATCTCGGAAAACCGTTGACTGTCGACGCCATTAAGTCAGCTGTTGAGACAAGCGGATCCTCCAAACTTGCTGCCTAG
- a CDS encoding TIGR00645 family protein yields MHRSPKTSHSASNQVEATFESIIFASRWIQAPLYAGLIVAELLYAYKFLLELWEMVLHINKMDETVFMLGVLGLIDVTMVANLLTMVIIGGYATFVSKLDLEQHPDRPEWLTHVDPGTIKIKLAASLIGISSIHLLKGFVDVANENPEHLKWKIFIHMTFLASAILLAWTDKIMQKDKKH; encoded by the coding sequence ATGCACAGATCACCGAAGACGTCTCACTCAGCCAGCAATCAGGTCGAGGCAACGTTCGAATCCATCATCTTTGCCAGTCGATGGATTCAAGCCCCTCTTTATGCCGGACTCATCGTGGCGGAATTACTCTATGCCTACAAGTTTCTTCTCGAGCTCTGGGAAATGGTGCTCCACATCAACAAGATGGATGAAACGGTCTTCATGCTGGGAGTTCTGGGGTTGATCGATGTGACGATGGTCGCGAATTTGCTGACCATGGTGATCATCGGCGGGTATGCGACGTTCGTCAGCAAGCTTGATTTGGAGCAGCATCCAGACCGACCCGAGTGGCTGACCCATGTGGATCCCGGGACCATCAAGATTAAGTTGGCGGCTTCGTTAATCGGAATATCAAGTATTCATCTTTTGAAGGGGTTCGTGGACGTCGCCAATGAGAACCCGGAACATCTCAAATGGAAGATCTTCATCCATATGACATTCTTAGCGTCTGCCATTTTGCTGGCATGGACTGACAAGATCATGCAGAAGGACAAGAAACACTGA
- a CDS encoding PAS domain S-box protein encodes MRHIEPNAHLGTRTHSRKQRSSSEATFRAIFEQAAAGIAQIETVTGRFILVNQQYGDIVGLSKAELMATTFMAITNEDHLQVDLQNMRRLRLGDIRSFSMEKRLFRNDGSSVWVNTTVSPMWAVGEKPSFHLAVVEDISGRKRTEEALRESYRWLNILSREVRVAEERERNRLARELHDEFGQVLSGLKFDLIGIAATFAKNRIAPAEVVRERVMRALSMVDRLFGSLRGMVSTLRPSLLEKLGLVPALESLATDIQEQSGLRCHVVTDRVNFQACCGLEVESAIYRIAQELLTNVTRHAKATAVTITLSCSDGMAKLIVQDDGCGFTVGKVPSKGRFGLQGIRERVELLGGTVDLHSRPGKTAVTVGILLQAPSRRDGAAVPSRLPILATARKKRRHGKVK; translated from the coding sequence ATGCGGCATATTGAACCGAACGCCCATCTCGGCACCCGTACGCACTCGCGTAAGCAGCGCAGCTCAAGCGAGGCGACGTTCCGTGCCATTTTTGAGCAGGCAGCCGCCGGTATCGCACAGATTGAAACCGTGACAGGCCGATTCATCCTGGTGAATCAACAGTATGGCGATATTGTGGGCTTATCCAAAGCGGAATTAATGGCAACTACGTTCATGGCAATCACGAATGAGGACCATCTGCAGGTCGATCTCCAAAACATGAGACGGCTCAGGTTGGGCGATATTCGTTCGTTCTCGATGGAGAAACGGTTGTTCCGCAACGATGGGTCGTCTGTGTGGGTGAATACGACCGTCTCGCCCATGTGGGCGGTCGGCGAGAAGCCGAGTTTCCATCTAGCGGTCGTTGAGGACATCAGCGGGCGTAAACGAACGGAGGAGGCCCTGCGGGAGTCGTATCGCTGGCTCAACATTTTGAGCCGAGAGGTACGAGTGGCAGAAGAGCGGGAACGGAACAGACTCGCGAGGGAGCTGCATGATGAGTTCGGCCAGGTCCTGAGCGGGCTGAAGTTTGATCTCATCGGCATCGCCGCAACCTTCGCCAAGAATCGTATCGCTCCAGCTGAGGTTGTCCGTGAGAGAGTGATGCGTGCGCTCAGCATGGTTGATCGCCTCTTTGGATCTCTCAGAGGAATGGTCTCGACTCTCCGGCCATCGTTGTTAGAGAAATTGGGGCTTGTGCCGGCTCTGGAGAGCCTAGCAACCGACATACAAGAGCAGTCCGGCCTGCGCTGTCACGTTGTGACGGACCGAGTGAATTTCCAGGCCTGTTGTGGCCTCGAAGTCGAAAGTGCGATCTACCGAATCGCGCAGGAACTGCTGACCAATGTCACCCGCCACGCCAAGGCGACCGCCGTCACGATCACGCTCAGTTGCAGTGATGGAATGGCGAAGTTGATCGTGCAGGATGACGGCTGTGGCTTCACGGTCGGCAAGGTTCCGTCGAAGGGCCGGTTTGGGTTACAAGGGATTCGGGAGCGGGTTGAACTGTTAGGTGGAACGGTGGACCTCCATTCGAGACCTGGCAAGACGGCTGTGACCGTTGGTATTCTGCTCCAGGCTCCATCGAGGCGCGATGGTGCTGCGGTGCCGTCACGGCTTCCGATCTTAGCGACTGCGAGAAAGAAACGTCGCCATGGCAAAGTTAAGTAA
- a CDS encoding response regulator, translated as MSIVLGVEYDQQHRVGMRQVLEYKGYQVEEAGDGYAGLARIERGRLALVVLDLSLPKVNGLEIIIYLQAHSPSEDTRHLCQSD; from the coding sequence ATGTCGATCGTACTGGGTGTCGAGTATGATCAGCAGCATCGGGTGGGGATGCGCCAGGTCCTTGAGTACAAGGGATACCAGGTCGAGGAAGCCGGTGATGGGTATGCGGGGTTGGCGCGCATCGAACGAGGTCGGCTCGCGCTGGTTGTGTTGGATCTCTCTCTGCCCAAAGTGAATGGACTCGAGATCATCATCTACCTGCAGGCTCATTCCCCATCTGAGGATACTCGCCATCTGTGCCAATCTGATTGA